Proteins encoded within one genomic window of uncultured Draconibacterium sp.:
- a CDS encoding ammonium transporter — MEETLQGLQIGIDNMWLLVAAFLVMFMQPGFALVEAGFTRSKNTANILMKNLMDFSIGSILYWAIGFTIMYGDSIGGFIGTPDLFFMSDGFGSNYSDYADLFFQTVFAATAATIVSGAMAERTEFKAYLIFSIVITVVIYPISGHWTWGGGWLSQLGFHDFAGSSIVHSVGAWVGLAGASIIGPRIGKYKKDGTPTAIPGHNLAYGALGVFILWFGWFGFNPGSQLAAAGTDNAVAIGHIAVTTNLAAAAGAVTAMLVAWVRYKRPSLSISLNGALAGLVAITAGCDAVDPVGALFIGIIAGFILPFAVEFIDKVLKVDDPVGAISVHGVGGAFGTLAVGLFSTSEGLFYGGGAKLLGIQAIGVLSFFAWAFGLGLVLFFILKKANILRVSKRIEEEGLDVYEHGESAYN, encoded by the coding sequence ATGGAAGAAACTTTGCAAGGCCTACAAATAGGTATAGATAATATGTGGTTATTGGTTGCTGCATTTCTGGTAATGTTCATGCAACCTGGATTTGCCTTGGTGGAGGCAGGTTTTACACGATCAAAAAACACCGCGAACATTTTAATGAAAAACCTGATGGACTTCTCAATTGGTTCAATTCTTTATTGGGCAATTGGTTTTACTATCATGTACGGAGACTCAATAGGAGGATTCATTGGAACACCTGACCTGTTCTTTATGAGCGACGGTTTTGGTAGCAATTATTCTGATTATGCCGACCTGTTTTTCCAAACCGTATTCGCAGCTACCGCAGCAACAATTGTTTCGGGAGCTATGGCTGAAAGAACTGAGTTTAAAGCATATTTGATTTTCAGTATTGTAATTACTGTAGTTATTTACCCAATTTCAGGTCACTGGACATGGGGTGGTGGTTGGTTGAGCCAACTTGGATTCCACGATTTCGCCGGTTCATCTATTGTACACTCTGTTGGTGCATGGGTTGGTTTAGCTGGTGCGTCTATTATTGGACCTCGTATTGGAAAATACAAAAAAGACGGTACTCCAACGGCGATTCCTGGTCACAACCTGGCTTACGGAGCACTTGGTGTGTTTATTCTGTGGTTCGGATGGTTCGGATTTAACCCTGGATCTCAATTAGCAGCTGCCGGTACTGACAACGCTGTTGCAATTGGTCATATCGCAGTTACTACCAACCTGGCTGCTGCAGCTGGTGCTGTTACTGCAATGTTGGTTGCATGGGTTCGTTACAAGCGTCCATCACTTTCAATTTCGTTGAACGGTGCATTGGCTGGTTTGGTTGCCATTACAGCTGGTTGTGATGCTGTTGATCCAGTGGGAGCATTATTCATCGGTATTATTGCCGGTTTCATTCTGCCATTCGCAGTTGAATTTATAGATAAAGTATTAAAGGTTGACGACCCTGTAGGTGCTATTTCAGTACACGGTGTTGGTGGTGCTTTTGGTACACTGGCAGTAGGTTTATTCTCTACTTCTGAAGGTTTATTCTACGGTGGTGGAGCAAAATTACTGGGTATTCAGGCAATTGGTGTATTATCATTCTTCGCTTGGGCATTCGGTTTAGGTTTGGTATTATTCTTCATTTTGAAGAAAGCAAATATACTGCGCGTTTCTAAGCGCATTGAAGAAGAGGGCCTCGATGTTTACGAACATGGTGAGAGCGCCTATAATTAA
- a CDS encoding DUF4494 domain-containing protein: protein MMQTWFESKVKYMKVSESGSESMVTENFLLDAVSYTDAETRIIRQMQQMVRGGEFQIVDIKKSRIAEVFPFENGEWWFKAAINLVTIDEDAGKEKKIKTNYLIMADDIKEALTRLDESLEYLVIPFVVTSLAVSPIVDVFPYNPEEAQIPDGYVPVAEAEEKKNPIFTDGINPYAEEEQETAPAEEEAEVAETPEEIEDSAEEKPEE, encoded by the coding sequence ATGATGCAGACTTGGTTCGAGAGTAAAGTAAAATATATGAAAGTTTCCGAGAGCGGAAGCGAATCGATGGTAACCGAAAATTTTTTGTTGGATGCCGTATCGTACACCGATGCTGAAACGCGGATTATCCGCCAGATGCAACAAATGGTTAGAGGCGGAGAGTTTCAGATTGTTGACATAAAAAAATCGCGTATTGCCGAAGTTTTTCCATTTGAAAATGGTGAATGGTGGTTTAAAGCAGCCATTAATCTGGTTACAATCGACGAGGACGCAGGTAAGGAGAAAAAGATAAAAACAAATTACCTGATAATGGCCGATGATATAAAAGAAGCATTGACTCGTTTGGATGAAAGTTTGGAATACCTGGTTATTCCATTTGTTGTTACTTCGTTGGCTGTTAGTCCGATTGTAGATGTTTTTCCTTATAATCCAGAGGAAGCACAAATCCCCGATGGTTATGTTCCGGTAGCAGAGGCCGAGGAGAAAAAGAATCCGATTTTTACTGATGGTATAAATCCTTATGCTGAAGAAGAGCAGGAAACTGCTCCGGCTGAAGAGGAGGCAGAAGTTGCTGAAACTCCGGAAGAAATAGAAGATTCAGCCGAAGAAAAACCGGAAGAATAG
- the hisIE gene encoding bifunctional phosphoribosyl-AMP cyclohydrolase/phosphoribosyl-ATP diphosphatase HisIE translates to MRQLTDISKIDFNKMNGLIPAIIQDAETQNVLMLGFMNEDALAKTQEIGKVTFFSRTKNRLWTKGEESGNFLNVVSTAIDCDNDTLLIKVNPVGPVCHKGDDTCFEETNSGNDIQFLSYLQDFIDKRRTEMPEGSYTTSLFQKGTRKITQKVGEEAVETIIGAMANDDENFIYEAGDLLYHLIVLLTHKGYRIEDIVRELKKRHK, encoded by the coding sequence ATGAGACAGCTAACAGATATTTCAAAAATCGATTTCAATAAAATGAACGGACTAATTCCGGCCATCATTCAGGATGCCGAAACGCAAAATGTTTTGATGCTTGGATTTATGAACGAAGATGCACTTGCAAAAACACAGGAGATTGGCAAAGTAACGTTTTTCAGCCGCACAAAAAACCGTTTGTGGACCAAAGGCGAGGAATCGGGAAATTTTCTGAATGTTGTTTCTACTGCAATTGATTGCGACAACGACACATTGCTTATAAAAGTTAATCCTGTTGGACCTGTTTGCCACAAAGGCGACGACACTTGTTTTGAAGAAACAAACTCGGGCAATGATATTCAGTTCTTAAGCTATCTGCAAGATTTTATCGACAAGCGTAGAACTGAAATGCCTGAAGGTTCGTACACCACTTCTCTATTTCAAAAAGGAACACGAAAAATCACTCAAAAAGTTGGTGAAGAAGCAGTTGAAACAATAATTGGTGCAATGGCCAACGACGACGAAAACTTCATTTACGAAGCCGGAGATTTGCTTTATCACTTAATTGTGCTGCTTACACATAAAGGCTACCGCATTGAAGACATTGTACGCGAACTGAAAAAAAGACACAAATAA
- the hisF gene encoding imidazole glycerol phosphate synthase subunit HisF gives MLAKRIIPCLDIRNGQTVKGINFVDIKEVGDPVELGAKYAADGADELCFLDITATHEGRKTFVDLVKRIAAHINIPFTVGGGISELSDAEKLLAAGADKISINSSAVRNPKLIDDLALNFGSQFVVVAIDARGDENDHWTVTVNGGRIPTDKELFSWAKEAEDRGAGEILFTSMNHDGTKNGFANKELSKMADMLKIPIIASGGAGTKEHFVDVFTEGKADAGLAASIFHYNEIPIPVLKKYLKEKGIVVR, from the coding sequence ATGCTTGCAAAACGAATAATACCGTGCCTTGATATCCGCAACGGACAAACCGTTAAAGGAATTAATTTTGTCGACATTAAAGAAGTGGGCGACCCAGTGGAATTAGGTGCAAAATATGCTGCCGATGGTGCCGACGAGCTTTGTTTTCTGGATATCACAGCAACACACGAAGGCCGCAAAACTTTTGTTGATCTGGTAAAACGTATTGCAGCACACATTAATATCCCCTTTACCGTTGGTGGCGGAATCAGCGAATTGAGCGATGCTGAAAAACTTTTGGCTGCAGGCGCCGATAAAATATCGATTAACTCATCTGCAGTTCGTAATCCGAAACTGATCGACGACCTGGCATTAAATTTCGGAAGCCAGTTCGTGGTAGTTGCAATCGATGCACGCGGCGATGAAAACGACCACTGGACAGTTACCGTAAACGGTGGCCGCATTCCAACCGACAAAGAACTCTTTTCGTGGGCAAAAGAAGCAGAAGACCGTGGTGCAGGTGAGATACTTTTTACATCGATGAATCACGACGGAACAAAAAACGGGTTCGCCAACAAAGAACTTTCGAAAATGGCCGATATGCTTAAGATTCCCATCATCGCATCGGGCGGTGCTGGTACCAAAGAGCATTTTGTCGACGTATTTACCGAAGGCAAAGCCGACGCCGGACTGGCAGCCAGTATTTTCCATTACAACGAAATTCCAATTCCGGTTCTTAAGAAATACTTAAAAGAAAAAGGCATTGTAGTTCGATAG
- the hisA gene encoding 1-(5-phosphoribosyl)-5-[(5-phosphoribosylamino)methylideneamino]imidazole-4-carboxamide isomerase — protein MTKKIEIIPAIDLIDAKCVRLSQGDYNQKTVYNENPLEVAKMFEDAGITRLHLVDLDGAKAKHIVNYKVLETIAGKTNLVIDFGGGLKSDNDLEIAFNSGAAMVTGGSIAVKEKDTFLSWLEKFGSEKIILGADAKDGKIAVSGWLETTDLAVIDFISEFHKQGISKVISTDISRDGMLSGPSFDLYADIMKTLPEVEIIASGGIATMDDILKLDEMGVPGVITGKAIYENRITLKEVEKFIA, from the coding sequence ATGACCAAAAAAATAGAAATAATTCCTGCCATCGACCTGATTGACGCCAAATGCGTGCGACTTTCTCAGGGCGATTACAACCAAAAAACGGTTTACAACGAGAATCCGCTGGAGGTTGCCAAAATGTTCGAAGATGCGGGAATCACACGTTTACACCTTGTTGATCTGGACGGGGCAAAAGCCAAGCACATCGTAAACTACAAAGTGTTGGAAACCATTGCCGGAAAAACCAATTTAGTGATCGACTTTGGCGGCGGACTAAAATCGGATAATGACCTGGAAATTGCTTTTAACTCAGGAGCAGCAATGGTTACCGGCGGAAGTATCGCCGTAAAAGAAAAAGATACTTTTCTGAGCTGGCTGGAGAAATTCGGCAGCGAAAAGATCATTTTGGGTGCCGATGCGAAAGACGGTAAAATTGCCGTAAGTGGCTGGCTGGAAACAACTGACCTGGCGGTGATAGATTTTATTTCAGAATTCCACAAGCAGGGAATCAGCAAAGTAATTTCAACAGATATTAGTCGCGACGGAATGTTAAGCGGCCCTTCTTTTGACCTGTACGCCGATATTATGAAAACACTTCCCGAAGTGGAAATTATTGCCAGTGGCGGAATTGCCACCATGGACGACATATTAAAATTAGATGAAATGGGCGTTCCGGGTGTAATTACCGGAAAAGCCATTTATGAAAATCGCATAACTTTGAAAGAAGTTGAAAAGTTCATTGCGTAA
- a CDS encoding N-acetylornithine carbamoyltransferase produces MKKFTSVKDIPSIEKALATAFEVKNNKFGFQHLGKNKTIVLVFFNSSLRTRLSTQKAAMNMGMNTMVMNVNEDSWQLESEMGVVMDGKNAEHLREAIPVIGKYCDVIGVRAFAKFEKREDDYAEKILSQFVEYAGVPVVSMEAATRHPLQSFADLVTIEEHKKVDKPKVVLTWAPHPRALPQAVANSFVEWMRETDYELVVTHPKGYELAPEFMGDIKVEYDQKKAFEGADFIYAKNWASYTDYGQVISKDMSWTVDEAKMALTNDAKFMHCLPVRRNMIVTDGVIDSPNSIVVDEAYNREITAQAVLKMILEGS; encoded by the coding sequence ATGAAAAAATTCACATCAGTAAAAGATATTCCCAGCATTGAAAAAGCGCTGGCAACTGCATTCGAAGTAAAAAACAACAAGTTTGGATTTCAGCACCTAGGGAAAAACAAAACCATAGTTCTGGTATTTTTCAACTCAAGTCTGCGTACGCGTCTCAGCACCCAAAAAGCAGCCATGAACATGGGCATGAACACCATGGTGATGAACGTAAATGAAGACAGCTGGCAACTGGAATCGGAAATGGGCGTGGTAATGGACGGTAAAAATGCCGAACACCTGCGCGAAGCTATTCCTGTAATTGGGAAATATTGCGATGTAATTGGCGTGCGTGCATTTGCCAAATTCGAAAAACGCGAAGACGATTACGCTGAAAAAATATTAAGCCAGTTTGTTGAATATGCCGGTGTTCCGGTGGTAAGCATGGAAGCTGCGACTCGTCACCCGCTACAAAGTTTTGCCGACCTGGTAACCATTGAAGAACATAAAAAAGTAGATAAGCCAAAAGTAGTTCTTACCTGGGCACCACATCCGCGTGCTTTACCGCAGGCTGTTGCCAACTCGTTTGTTGAGTGGATGCGCGAAACCGATTACGAACTGGTGGTTACGCACCCCAAAGGTTACGAGCTGGCACCTGAATTTATGGGTGATATAAAAGTGGAGTACGATCAGAAAAAAGCTTTTGAAGGTGCCGATTTTATCTATGCAAAGAACTGGGCGTCGTACACCGATTACGGGCAGGTTATTTCGAAAGATATGAGCTGGACGGTTGATGAAGCAAAAATGGCTCTGACTAATGATGCCAAGTTTATGCACTGTCTTCCGGTACGTAGAAATATGATTGTGACAGATGGCGTTATCGACAGCCCGAATTCAATTGTTGTTGATGAAGCCTACAACCGCGAAATTACTGCACAGGCAGTGTTGAAGATGATTCTTGAAGGCTCGTAA
- a CDS encoding glutamate-5-semialdehyde dehydrogenase yields the protein MKIEQQLKKTLEASRKLNLVNDEQVKQLLLELANEARAKTDFILAENQKDLDRMDPQDPKFDRLKLSEERIKGIASDMENVARLESPVGKTLKETVRENGLKIKKVTVPFGVIGIIYEARPNVTFDVFALCLKSGNACVLKGGSDAIYSNQAIVSIIRDMLKRFDFDENTVTLLPAGREETNEMLRAHGYIDLIIPRGSQGLINFVRENATIPVIETGAGICHTYFDEFGDAEKGREIIFNAKTRRVSVCNALDCLVIHESRLNELNDFAKKLSEEQVVIYADEKAYKQIESVYPKELLLKATEESFGTEFLSMKMSIKTVGSFDEALNHINTHSSKHSEAIISEDADRIQMFRKMVDASSVYSNTSTAYTDGAQFGLGAEIGISTQKLHARGPMALEELTSYKWIIEGNGQVRPK from the coding sequence ATGAAAATAGAACAGCAGCTAAAAAAAACGCTTGAAGCTTCGCGAAAGTTAAACCTGGTGAACGACGAACAGGTTAAACAATTATTGCTGGAGCTGGCAAACGAAGCCCGGGCAAAGACAGATTTTATTCTTGCAGAAAACCAGAAGGATCTCGATCGTATGGATCCGCAAGACCCTAAATTCGACCGCTTGAAATTATCAGAAGAAAGAATTAAAGGAATTGCTTCCGACATGGAAAATGTTGCCCGTCTTGAAAGTCCGGTTGGAAAAACTTTAAAGGAAACAGTTCGCGAAAACGGGCTGAAAATCAAAAAAGTTACGGTACCCTTTGGTGTGATTGGGATAATTTATGAAGCCCGTCCAAATGTTACTTTCGATGTTTTTGCCTTGTGTTTAAAATCAGGTAATGCCTGTGTTTTAAAAGGCGGCAGTGACGCTATTTATTCCAATCAAGCCATCGTTTCTATTATTCGCGATATGCTTAAAAGATTCGATTTTGACGAAAATACAGTTACACTTCTTCCTGCCGGGCGTGAAGAAACCAACGAAATGTTGCGTGCTCACGGATACATTGATTTGATTATTCCACGCGGAAGCCAGGGACTGATAAATTTTGTTCGCGAAAATGCCACTATTCCGGTAATTGAAACCGGTGCCGGAATTTGCCACACTTATTTTGATGAGTTTGGTGATGCAGAAAAAGGCCGCGAGATTATTTTCAATGCAAAAACCCGCCGAGTATCGGTTTGTAATGCACTGGATTGTTTGGTAATTCACGAAAGCCGTTTGAATGAATTGAACGATTTTGCTAAAAAACTCTCGGAAGAACAGGTGGTGATTTATGCCGACGAAAAAGCTTACAAACAAATAGAATCAGTATATCCAAAAGAACTCTTGCTTAAAGCCACTGAAGAATCATTCGGAACAGAATTCTTGTCGATGAAAATGTCAATAAAAACTGTTGGTTCGTTCGATGAAGCTTTAAATCACATTAATACACACTCATCAAAACACAGCGAGGCGATCATTTCTGAAGATGCTGATCGAATTCAAATGTTCCGCAAAATGGTGGACGCGTCTTCTGTGTATTCAAATACATCAACCGCTTATACCGACGGTGCACAATTTGGACTGGGAGCTGAAATTGGCATTAGCACACAGAAATTGCACGCCCGCGGACCAATGGCATTGGAAGAACTCACCAGCTACAAATGGATAATTGAAGGAAACGGACAAGTACGTCCAAAGTAA
- the proB gene encoding glutamate 5-kinase — protein sequence MQTRYKKITVKVGSNVLAKADGTLNVARIAHLVDQIAHLQKNGVEVVLVSSGAVAAGRAVMSETKKSDAVSQRQLWAALGQVKLISRYSDFFHEEGLTCAQVLTTKENFSSRAHYLNMKNCITTLLENKVIPIVNENDTISVTELMFTDNDELSGLIASMVDSEALIILSNIDGVYTAHPDSEGAELIERIQVNDKGPQDAISSGRSDFGRGGMLTKFRIAKKVAGDGIGVHVANGTQTNILVDLLDKSKNLKHTFFVPNKKPSSGVKKWIGYSDGFAKGQVQINEGATKALLSDKAVSLLPVGIVKVESEFKKGDLIKITGANGEFVGMGKASYDSEKIEKEKQSDKQKPVIHYDYLYLEYKTNETLI from the coding sequence GTGCAGACCCGCTATAAAAAAATAACAGTTAAAGTAGGCAGTAATGTGCTGGCTAAAGCCGACGGAACGCTGAACGTGGCGCGCATTGCTCACCTGGTAGACCAAATTGCCCATTTGCAAAAAAATGGCGTTGAGGTAGTTTTGGTGTCGTCGGGGGCAGTTGCTGCAGGCCGCGCTGTTATGAGCGAAACAAAAAAGTCGGATGCCGTATCGCAACGACAATTATGGGCTGCACTGGGGCAGGTAAAATTAATATCGCGTTATTCCGATTTTTTCCACGAAGAAGGTCTCACCTGCGCGCAGGTGCTTACCACCAAGGAAAATTTTTCGAGCCGTGCACATTACTTGAACATGAAAAACTGTATCACCACATTGTTGGAAAACAAAGTGATACCGATTGTAAACGAAAACGACACCATTTCGGTAACCGAGCTGATGTTTACCGACAACGACGAACTTTCAGGATTGATAGCGTCGATGGTAGATTCAGAAGCGCTGATCATTCTTAGTAATATAGATGGTGTGTACACTGCTCATCCCGATAGCGAGGGAGCCGAATTGATCGAGCGCATTCAGGTAAACGACAAAGGACCGCAGGATGCAATTTCATCAGGGCGATCGGATTTTGGCCGTGGTGGAATGCTTACCAAATTTCGGATTGCAAAAAAAGTGGCCGGCGATGGAATTGGCGTTCATGTTGCAAACGGAACCCAAACCAATATTCTTGTTGATTTATTGGACAAATCGAAAAACCTAAAACACACTTTTTTCGTACCTAACAAGAAACCGTCGAGCGGCGTAAAAAAATGGATTGGCTATTCTGATGGTTTTGCAAAAGGACAGGTACAAATCAACGAAGGTGCAACAAAAGCGCTACTTTCCGACAAGGCCGTCAGCTTGCTTCCGGTAGGAATTGTTAAAGTTGAAAGTGAATTCAAAAAAGGAGATTTAATAAAAATAACAGGCGCAAACGGCGAGTTTGTCGGTATGGGAAAAGCCTCGTATGACTCGGAAAAAATTGAAAAGGAGAAGCAATCCGACAAGCAAAAACCGGTAATACATTACGATTATTTGTATTTAGAATATAAAACAAACGAAACATTAATTTAG
- the proC gene encoding pyrroline-5-carboxylate reductase → MKNKKIAIIGVGNMGGAIALGLLKSGSVEAGDISVSDRKEATLKKMSNLGIHAYDNNIDAAKDADVIIVAVKPYHIEGVINTLKPILSPEKIFISIVAGVGIDDLGEMAGNDIPIFRVMPNTAIALQESLTCISANGNTEPYREYVVELFDKLGKTIEIPEELMAAATVLSSCGIAYALRYIRAAMQGGIEIGFSAEMAQLITAQTVKGATELLLQSEHHPEREIDKVTTPMGVTITGLNEMEHKGFSSSLIQGVLASYKKIKDN, encoded by the coding sequence ATGAAAAATAAAAAGATAGCAATAATCGGGGTTGGAAACATGGGAGGCGCCATTGCACTTGGCCTTTTAAAATCAGGTTCAGTAGAAGCCGGCGACATCTCCGTTTCAGACCGAAAAGAAGCGACGCTCAAAAAAATGAGCAACCTGGGAATTCATGCTTACGACAATAACATCGATGCAGCAAAAGATGCTGACGTTATTATTGTAGCCGTAAAACCTTATCATATTGAGGGAGTGATTAACACCCTGAAGCCTATTTTGTCGCCGGAGAAGATTTTCATTTCCATTGTTGCCGGAGTTGGCATTGATGACCTGGGTGAAATGGCCGGAAACGACATTCCTATTTTCAGGGTAATGCCTAACACTGCAATTGCTTTGCAGGAATCATTGACCTGTATTTCAGCAAATGGCAACACCGAACCTTACCGCGAATATGTAGTTGAACTGTTCGACAAGTTGGGAAAAACCATCGAGATTCCTGAAGAACTGATGGCCGCAGCAACTGTACTATCGTCGTGCGGAATTGCTTATGCGTTGCGCTACATTCGCGCAGCCATGCAAGGTGGTATCGAAATTGGCTTTAGCGCCGAAATGGCTCAGCTGATCACAGCGCAAACGGTAAAGGGTGCAACAGAATTATTGCTTCAGTCGGAACATCACCCCGAAAGAGAGATTGATAAAGTAACCACTCCGATGGGCGTTACAATTACCGGACTAAACGAAATGGAACACAAAGGCTTTAGTTCTTCACTGATTCAGGGAGTTCTGGCCTCGTACAAAAAAATAAAAGACAACTAA
- a CDS encoding aminotransferase class III-fold pyridoxal phosphate-dependent enzyme translates to MKLFNVYPLFDITPVKAEGCYVWDENGKKYLDLYGGHAVISIGHSHPTYVEKISKQLQQIGFYSNSVQNPLQKELAEKLGKQSGCEDYQLFLCNSGAEANENALKLASFITGKKKIISYKKGFHGRTSAAVAITDNPKIIAPVNETDNALILPFNDIEATEEALKKGDVAAVIVEGIQGIGGIYVPDTEFLTKLKQLTEKYVTVLILDEIQSGYGRSGKFFAYQHTDIKPDIVTMAKGMGNGFPIGGVLIQPEIEPWFGMLGTTFGGNHLACAAAIAVLDVMKNENLVENAETIGNYLMEKLATLDADFEIRGEGLMIGLEFKQPIAEIRKKLLFDYGIFTGVSGQNIIRLLPPLSLTTEQADTFLTAFAEVLGSFAE, encoded by the coding sequence ATGAAACTATTTAACGTATATCCACTTTTCGACATCACCCCGGTAAAAGCCGAAGGTTGTTATGTTTGGGATGAGAACGGGAAGAAATACCTCGATTTATACGGCGGTCACGCAGTAATTTCAATCGGGCACAGCCACCCAACCTATGTTGAAAAAATAAGCAAGCAACTTCAGCAAATCGGATTTTATTCTAATTCGGTACAAAATCCTTTGCAAAAGGAACTGGCTGAAAAACTAGGCAAACAATCGGGATGCGAAGATTATCAGTTATTTCTTTGTAACTCGGGTGCCGAAGCCAACGAGAACGCTCTGAAACTGGCTTCTTTTATAACCGGTAAAAAGAAAATCATTAGTTACAAAAAAGGTTTCCACGGACGAACTTCGGCTGCGGTAGCCATTACCGATAACCCAAAAATCATTGCTCCTGTTAACGAAACAGACAATGCTCTTATCCTGCCTTTCAACGATATTGAAGCAACGGAAGAAGCATTGAAAAAAGGCGATGTGGCTGCGGTAATTGTTGAAGGAATTCAGGGAATTGGAGGGATTTACGTACCCGACACCGAATTCCTGACCAAGCTAAAACAATTGACCGAAAAATATGTGACTGTTCTTATTCTGGATGAAATACAATCGGGTTACGGACGAAGCGGTAAATTTTTCGCCTACCAGCATACCGATATAAAACCTGACATTGTTACCATGGCAAAAGGAATGGGTAACGGATTCCCGATTGGCGGCGTACTGATTCAACCGGAAATTGAGCCATGGTTTGGCATGCTCGGAACCACTTTTGGCGGCAATCACCTGGCATGTGCTGCGGCTATTGCAGTTCTGGATGTAATGAAAAACGAAAACCTGGTAGAGAATGCCGAAACAATTGGGAATTACCTGATGGAGAAACTGGCTACTTTGGATGCAGATTTTGAAATCAGAGGTGAAGGATTAATGATTGGATTGGAATTTAAACAACCAATTGCCGAAATACGCAAGAAATTGCTTTTCGATTACGGTATTTTTACCGGCGTATCGGGGCAAAATATTATCAGGCTGTTGCCACCGCTCAGTCTTACGACCGAACAAGCTGATACCTTTTTAACAGCGTTTGCAGAAGTACTTGGCTCGTTCGCTGAATAA
- the argC gene encoding N-acetyl-gamma-glutamyl-phosphate reductase, translating into MIKVGIIGGAGYTSGELLRILLNHPQAEIGFVQSTSNAGNRISDVHIDLLGETDIKFTDQMPFDEVDVIFLCMGHGKSIEFMEENTFPKYLKIIDLSHDFRLKREGNDFVYGLPELNREEIESSERIANPGCFATGIQLALLPLAANDLLQDEIHVQAITGSTGAGQKPTATSHFSWRSSNVSAYKIFQHQHEGEIIQSLTQLQPGFEKDFNFVPIRGNHTRGIFVACYTKFGGSLEEANEIYKDYYADHPFVFVTDKNPGVKQVVNTNKGVIYLEKHGNKLVIISLTDNLIKGASGQAVQNMNLMFGLDEKTGLNLKPVAF; encoded by the coding sequence ATGATTAAAGTTGGAATTATAGGAGGAGCCGGATATACCTCCGGAGAGCTGTTGAGAATTTTACTGAATCATCCGCAGGCTGAAATTGGTTTTGTACAAAGTACCAGTAATGCCGGCAATCGGATTTCGGATGTACACATTGATTTGCTGGGCGAAACCGATATCAAATTCACCGACCAGATGCCTTTCGACGAGGTGGATGTTATTTTCCTTTGCATGGGGCATGGCAAGTCGATTGAATTCATGGAAGAAAACACTTTTCCTAAATATTTGAAGATTATCGATCTAAGTCACGACTTCAGATTAAAAAGAGAAGGCAACGACTTTGTTTATGGTTTGCCCGAATTAAACCGCGAAGAAATTGAATCATCTGAGCGAATTGCCAACCCGGGTTGTTTTGCTACCGGAATTCAGCTGGCGCTTTTGCCACTGGCCGCTAACGATTTATTGCAGGATGAAATTCATGTTCAGGCCATCACCGGGTCGACCGGAGCAGGACAAAAACCAACTGCAACGTCACATTTCAGCTGGAGAAGCAGCAATGTTTCGGCTTACAAAATTTTCCAGCATCAGCACGAAGGCGAGATCATTCAAAGCCTTACGCAACTGCAACCGGGATTTGAAAAGGATTTCAACTTTGTACCGATTCGCGGAAACCACACACGTGGAATATTTGTGGCTTGTTATACAAAATTTGGAGGCTCGCTTGAAGAGGCTAACGAAATATATAAAGATTACTACGCCGATCATCCCTTTGTTTTTGTAACCGATAAAAATCCGGGCGTAAAACAGGTGGTGAATACCAACAAAGGCGTAATTTATTTAGAGAAACACGGGAACAAACTGGTAATAATCAGTTTAACCGACAATTTAATAAAAGGTGCATCCGGACAAGCAGTTCAGAATATGAACCTGATGTTTGGTCTGGATGAAAAAACCGGACTGAATTTAAAACCGGTAGCGTTTTAA